GTTCTTATACACCTGGTCCTAAAAACGGTATTACAGACGTACCTGGAGTCCTTGCCCACACAACCACTATCCGCGATGAGAGTGGGCAGATCAACACGGGATTAACGACTATCCTCCCTCGGAAAGACTGGTTTCATAAAGCCTGTCATGCTGGCGTCTTCCGCCTCAATGGAtcgggagaaatgactggaACGCACTGGATCGAAGAAAGCGGTCTTCTTCATTCACCCATTCTCATAACCAATAGTTTTGCCGTAGGGCCATGCTATACCGGCATCTACAAATACGCCATTAAGCATTATGGACAAGGCAAAGAGGGCGTTGATTGGTTCCTGCTGCCAGTCGTCGCTGAGACGTTTGACGGGCACCTCAACGACCTAAGACAGTTTGCGGTGACCCCGGAACACGTTGTGGATGGTATTACCAATGCTTCCGAGGAGCCGATTGCCGAGGGGAACGCGGGCGGTGGGACAGGTATGTTGTGCCAAGGGTGGAAAGGCGGCACTGGAACCAGCAGTAGAATCGTGGCTGGGGAGAATGATACATCGTACACTGTTGCCGCACTTGTCCAGGCCAATTACGGGAGACTCCAGCATCTACACATATCGGGCGTCCCAGTTGGACGGATTCTACAAAAGAGAAACGCAACTAACTCAGCCGCCGCTGCGCATGACAAAGAGTACGACGAGGcaaaggacaagaaggatgggtccatcatcgtcatcatcgccacAGATGCGCCGCTTCTTCCTGGTCAGCTCCAGCGTTTGGCTAAGCGAGCGACCATGGGCCTTGCACGTGTGGGTAGTTATGCTCACAACCCCTCTGGAGATCTCTTTCTCGCGTTTTCTACAGCGGCAGAGATACCCGTGCAAACAGTCACCGGTCAACACAGGGAAGTTGATCCGTTCAAGCCCGGCCTCATCAACGTGGAAGCGACCGATAACCAAACTATCAATGGTCTCTTTGAAGCAACAGCAGATGCTACAGAAGAGGCTATATACAACGCACTTTGTATGGCTGAGACAATGACGGGCAATATGGGACGCACAGTAGAAGCGCTGCCTTTGGAAGCCACTAGGGAAATTATAGCCAGATTCAAGGAAGCCGAGGATTCGTTCTTGTAAACGATAGAAAGAGTGGATGAAATACCAAAAAGAAATGTTTCACTATGATCTTGGGTTAAGATGCCCAATGCTAGCTGACCATTATGGAGCAAGGTAGCATAGATAAGCCATAACAGATGTTGATAGCGAAGCAGAACAAATGGTGCACATAGTAGAGGAAGACTGAAGTTATCAGCTACAATATGTACAATCATTTGGAGACATTAAGGTGTGTGGCCTGTAGAATCTCGTGGTTGGCTACAGTTGCTCAGCCTCTCGGCTGTCAAATCTAGGATATGGTTGCACCCAGCAGAAATGGCCCCCATCACACTGGAAGTAGCAGCACGCTCTTCCGGCAGCTTAGCGTTTGTATAACAAAGGAAGCCATCACTTCTGGGCCCTTCGAGCAGCGACCTTGTAAAAGACACTCCCGTCGTAGATTCCTCTGATATCCTCCTTCATCATACGTCCATCATCTGGCCAAAGTAAGATATAAGTCGCCAACCCTGTACAATGAATTAGTCTTAGGTGGTGCAAGTGACATAGATGATCATTCACTTACATTCAAAGAAAGCTCCTCCCCATCCGATGGGATCAGCGATCAATCTCTGCCCCTTCATCAAGCTGATGACATCCCATATCGTCAAGTAATCACGACCTTCCGCATATTTGGAGAACATGTCCTCAAACTTCTGTGGAATGAAGCGTCCTTCAGTGTCATAAGTTCCAGTGTCGCTGCCATGCTTATCCTTATGAATGTTGTCAATGTAGATTCGGAAGAAGGGATCAGGGAGAAGCGACGACTGTGTTGGGTATGAGAAGTTGCCGTGGATGACGAGGACCGAGATGATAGAAAGGATGATCCCGTAACCCAGTTGGTAGAAACCTCTAAATGTATCGAGCGGCCATATCACGCCATCGTGATCCTTTACAACGTTAGTCACAAATCGAAATACTTGATGGGGATGGAAAGTACCTTGTCAAAGAAATCGCAATGTTGTTGCAGAACCTGGGAGAGATCAGCAATTTGTTCTGAAGAGTATATGCAATGCCTACGGTTTGGTCGCGATGTCGATCAGCCCAATCATTATCGGTCGTCCCCTCAGGACGCTCATGAGTAGCAGCAAGATTGGCTCTTGCAACGCCTACGAGTGGTAAGTTAGACAGCATCTCCAATTCGAGCTGCGGACCGTTACCTGCATGGGCCAGTCTGGGCTTGTCAACTCCCGGCTGATATGGCTTTCACTCAACAGTCACGGGAACTGTATAAATTGAAGTTGAAATGATAGAATTAGGGTCAACCTTGAGTGCATCAGAGTAAGACTTTGTGTTTTTGGGGTCGTCGAAATCCATTTTGGCGATGTCAAAATAGGAGTATGTGAGAGTTGAAAAGACAGACAGCAGAGGAAGGTCATGAggattatttatatactatacTGTTGCTGGAATGGATGTTCAAGGTCAGTATATCTTAGCATGTGAAAACGAAGATATAAACATGTGATATTATTGGTCAAGCCAAGTCAAACAATCGCGCAACATTCCATTACGTGCCTTGTTAATAGGGTGATATAGATATATGTACGGATAAACAATAACGTCATTGAGGCGTAGGTAGAGATTAGCTAATCAGGGAATTAAAAATTACCGTGTCCTTATTTGTTATGCCATGTTTCAGTCTGATACTGCTACGACAATGAAAAGTCATAGCAGAGTTAAAATATCGTCATGATGACTCTCATTACCCCTACCCTCACGTAAACAACTCGACATAACTTTAAGAAGTATCAgcactattattataaaatcaCCACTGACATCTCAACAGGTATAATGCCATATAATAGTACCTggaattaataaaaaagtagcTTGATATCTTTCTTGGTTTTTCTTTTCGTCAAGTTCCTCAACGCTTTATTCTCCACATACGCCAAGTATTCCCGAACTGTTTCATTATGGATAAAGCACTACAGGCAGGCCTTTCAGCAGGCATGTCCGCTGTATCGGGATTTCATTCCAAGAAACCCAACTGGGCAGACCCAGAAACAGCCGGTGCCAACGTTCTTCCCACATCATACTGCCCAGAACCCAGGTCTCGTGTTGAGTTTCCGAGTCCTCGAAAGCCCGTAAAGGCATCGCATATCTGCATCGGGGCTTGGTCGTGGGGCGACAAGTCAACGTGGCAATGGGACGAAAAGGAACTGCCCCAGGTCATCCTGGCTTGGAAGACGCTATGGGAGGCGGGTATCAACTTTATTGACACTGCCGAAGCGTATGGAAATGGAGAGAGTGAGCGCATAATCGGAGAACTCGTCAAGGATATTCCTCGAGAGACCATTGTCATACAGACAAAGTACTTTAGCACTCCTCTCAAGGCCGCCAACTTCATTCATCCCGTCGATGCGCCCATCAAAAGTCTCAAGGCCAGTCTTCAGCGAATGAACCTCGAATATGTCGACATTTATCTCGTTCACGGGCCAATTCACCCACAGAGCATCGCCAACATTGCGGAGGGCATGGCTCAGTGCGTTGAACAAGGGCTTGCTCACTCCATTGGCGTAGCCAACTATAACGTTGAAGACGTTCAGAAGATCAACGATGAGCTTGCCAAGTTCAACATTCCCCTCGCTACAAACCAATGCGAGTACAACATCCTCCGTCGCTACCCCGAACTCACCGGTAATATTGAAAAGTGCAAAGCCAGCGGTATGATCTTCCAATCATACTCGTCACTCGCCCAGGGAAGGTTGACGGGTAAATACACCAAGGATAACCCGCCGCCAAAATCACACCGTTTTAGCAGCTACAAGATGGAAGATCTTGAGCCTGTCCTTGACACTTTGCAGAGGGTTGCTGAGAGACGGAGCAAGAGTATTGCCGCAGTTGCGTTGAACTATAATATCAGTAAGGGAGTGCTGCCCGTTGTTGGAATCAGGAACGTCGACCAAGCGAAATGTGCTATTGAAGCGCTTGGATGGAGGCTTACGGATAATGAGGTTGCTGAGATCGACAAGGTTAGCATTATTGGAGACAAGACGATACTCTGGCAGCAAGGATAGGCACCTAGCGATTCGGGCCTCAGAAGTATAGGGCAGTATTACTTAGCTTCACGAATAATGAAGATTAATGGAAGTTATATATGAACCTTtgttttaagctattataccTTGGAGAATGGTAAATATTATCAACTGTACTATTAATTAGGAGAGATTACAAGCTATAACTAGACCTTTCTAATGTTGTGTTTCAGTGTGTGTGTTAGAAAG
This Fusarium poae strain DAOMC 252244 chromosome 3, whole genome shotgun sequence DNA region includes the following protein-coding sequences:
- a CDS encoding hypothetical protein (TransMembrane:2 (i90-110o185-202i)), which translates into the protein MDFDDPKNTKSYSDALKPYQPGVDKPRLAHAGVARANLAATHERPEGTTDNDWADRHRDQTVLQQHCDFFDKDHDGVIWPLDTFRGFYQLGYGIILSIISVLVIHGNFSYPTQSSLLPDPFFRIYIDNIHKDKHGSDTGTYDTEGRFIPQKFEDMFSKYAEGRDYLTIWDVISLMKGQRLIADPIGWGGAFFEWLATYILLWPDDGRMMKEDIRGIYDGSVFYKVAARRAQK
- a CDS encoding hypothetical protein (MEROPS:MER0079705) is translated as MPQAVTANVSDQKTRGRLRDVIPEAYLGSYTPGPKNGITDVPGVLAHTTTIRDESGQINTGLTTILPRKDWFHKACHAGVFRLNGSGEMTGTHWIEESGLLHSPILITNSFAVGPCYTGIYKYAIKHYGQGKEGVDWFLLPVVAETFDGHLNDLRQFAVTPEHVVDGITNASEEPIAEGNAGGGTGMLCQGWKGGTGTSSRIVAGENDTSYTVAALVQANYGRLQHLHISGVPVGRILQKRNATNSAAAAHDKEYDEAKDKKDGSIIVIIATDAPLLPGQLQRLAKRATMGLARVGSYAHNPSGDLFLAFSTAAEIPVQTVTGQHREVDPFKPGLINVEATDNQTINGLFEATADATEEAIYNALCMAETMTGNMGRTVEALPLEATREIIARFKEAEDSFL